Within Ovis aries strain OAR_USU_Benz2616 breed Rambouillet chromosome 3, ARS-UI_Ramb_v3.0, whole genome shotgun sequence, the genomic segment CTACTGATAACTAGTTGTGTAACCCTGAGCAAGCTGCCTGATTTCTTTGGGCCTCAGCTACTCCAGCTGAAAAATGGATTCATTGATCTGCAGTGTACCTTTAAATCCTAAGATTGTTTTGTGAATATACTTAGCTATGATTGTGCACATAAACTCTCATTACAAAACCCTTTGCTTCCTGTAGGGGTTCAGTGAATACAGCCTTGCTAGATAATCAAGGGGCTCACTAGGCCCTGGCCCTATATAAACCCTTCCCACCCTATGAAGGGGCTGACTTGCACACTGTAAGACTGGAAAGGACATATATCTAGGATAGAGGAATGGCTGCCCCTGCCAAAGGAATCATTTCCTGGGTGAACAGGGTCGGTAGGGGAGCAGTGATTGAGGAAAAGGAAGGGGAGCCCAAGAGAACATTATGAATGTGGATTGCCTCTTGTCACTTGTGATGTTTATGTAAAGAGTTATATCTCTTTCTCCAAATAGCTTCGGAAGGAATATGGGGCAAATGTGCTTCCTGCGTTTCCCCCAAAGAAGCTTTTCTCTCTGACACCTGCTGAGGTGGAACAGAGGAGGGAGCAGTTAGAGAAGTACATGCAAGCTGGTGAGTGGCTCAAGGGAACAGAGGCTGACTCTGTTGAGGATTATGGGGAGAGTCAAAACAGCTGATTCTGTAGAAGGCCCTGCTGGGAAGCCTCTTGTTTGATTTAGTAAGCAAAAGTAAATAACATGTAAATATGCTCTAGCATCTGGGTACCAGAAAAGCAGTTTTGGCCCTGACATCTGTAAGAAGTACTAATACTAAACAGTCTTAAAGCATTTTTAGTTAGTGGGGAAAACTTCATACTTCATTTGTGTTTGATGTGCTTTAGATGAACATTAAGTTCTGTAGGCAGTACTTAACTTGATGGTAGCTAAAGGTAGGGCAGGTGGGGAGTTtatgcaggggacttccctggcaatccagtggttaagactgcacttccaagGCTGATGGTgccggtttgatctctggtcgggaacctaagatcccacatactgcatggtcagccaaaaaataaaaattaagttaaagaAATTATGCAAACAGTGAGTGGGGTGAGGCCAGCTGGAAGATGTGATAGGCCACCATCAGCCAAGGAAAGGGAGCCTACCAAGAAGAGAACTGGAAGGAGCCAAGAGGAGACCGTTAAGTTACTAGAACATCATTCTCTTGTCCCCACAGTTCGACAAGACCCATTGCTTGGGAGCAGTGAGACCTTCAATAGTTTCCTGCGTCGGGCACAGCAGGTAAGGCCTTGGGGGACCAAGATTTAAGGTTGAAGCACTTTCCTTTAGGGCCACCACATTTTAATCAGGTCAGTACAGAGGAGTTATTCTGGCACCGTTTCATGGAAGGGGGCTTCTGCTGTACCAGTGAAATTACGGAAACACAGCTTATAATTAAGCAGCTGAGAATAAAGGCACTGGAGGGACCTAGAAATACATAGTTGGGAAGGGGTCAGAGCTGGACGCTGGGCATGTGGTTAACAAGGAGGTGCTCCCATTCCATTCCCATGTTTTTTCACAACCAGGAGACACAGCAGGTCCCCACAGAAGAGGTCTCTTTGGAGGTGCTGCTCAGCAATGGGCAGAAAGTTCTGGTCAATGTGCTAACTTCAGATCAGACTGAGGATGTCCTGGAGGTGAGGCACTTCTGCACTGGTCTTCCTtcccctgtgccccctgcactccTTCCCAGGCTTAAGATGATTGGAACCACCCCATTTGAGGACCTGTACTTCCTTCCTTGTCCCCAGGCTGTGGCTGCAAAGCTGGATCTTCCAGATGACTTGATTGGCTACTTCAGTCTCTTTCTAGTTCGAGAAAAAGAGGATGGAGCCTTTTCATGTGAGTTTCTCTGGACTTTACGACTTCCCTCTGTTTCAAGTAGTAAATTTGCCTCCCTGTCTCCCCCAAGAATGTGGCAGGCATTTCCCCAGGGCTTCCCCTCTTGCTTTCCCTCCCCTGAGTcttgacattttcattttttttttttaaacccatagTTGTACGGAAGTTGCAAGAGTTTGAGCTGCCTTATGTATCTGTTACCAGTCTTCGGAGTCAAGAGTATAAGATTGTGCTAAGGAAGAGGTCAggggtgggctgggaggagggagagagtgcTGGGTTGGATTACGGGGCCATGTATTGAGACAGAGTGACCTGGGCAAGGGGGTAGTGCTGGGTTTTTCTACTAGGCCTCCAAAGCTTCCTCTGACTTTATCACCCTTCACCCCATAGTTCCACATTGCTCCCGTTTTGCCCCCCTTTCCTTTCTACCTCTTGCCTTCTCTCAGCTTAGCCCCATTACCCCTTTCCACCCCTTGGCCTCACAGTTATTGGGACTCTGCCTATGACGACGATGTCATGGAGAACCGGGTTGGCCTGAACCTGCTTTATGCTCAGGTGAGCTTGGAGCTGCCTCAGAACCCTTCCCCTGAGCTGGTGTCCCACTCTGCCGAGAAAGCTCCTTTCGTGTTTTTACTTGCCAATTCAAGGGGAAGTTCCTAGCATACTCTGAGGGCATCTGGCACAGCCTGTACTCTCCCTGCTTTGTAAGCTGATTGGTCAAGAATACTcactgcaaagagctggctcagatGTGGGGCTAGGGGTCAGGCTGGACAGAGGTAACTGGACACTTTCTTTGGACCTCTGACTGGGAGCAGCCCCTCACACCGTGTTTCCACTGTAGACGGTAGCAGACATTGAGCATGGTTGGATCCTGGTCACCAAGGAGCAGCACCGGCAGCTCAAATCACTGCAGGAGAAGGTCTCCAAGAAGGAGGTGAGCCTTACCTCCCCGTCTCCCTCCAAGGGGTTGCTTCCTCTGGGCGGTCCTGCTTCCCCTCCTGACTCGCCCCCATGGTGACTGGGTTTCAGTTCCTGCGACTGGCCCAGACACTGCGGCACTACGGCTACCTGCGCTTCGATGCCTGTGTGGCTGACTTCCCAGAAAAGGACTGTCCGGTGGTGGTGAGCGCAGGCAACAGTGAGCTCAGCCTCCAGCTCCGCCTGCCTGGCCAGCAACTCCGTGAAGGCTCCTTCCGGGTCACCCGCATGCGGTGCTGGCGGGTCACCTCCTCTGTGAGTTGGGGTAGGAGGGGGAGGCCTTTGGGATGGAGGCCTGGCAAGCCTTGAGCTTCAGGAATAGGCTGGAGTAGGTCAAGGCAACAGTCTCTCAGGCTGAGAACGAACTCAACCTGATTCCCCTTCTCCAGGTGCCACTGCCCAGTGGAGGCACAAGCAGCCCCGGCCGGGGCCGGGGTGAGGTGCGCCTGGAACTGGCTTTTGAATACCTCATGAGCAAGGACCGGCTACAGTGGGTTACCATCACCAGCCCCCAGGTGTGAGCCCACCCTCAGACCTCCTCTGGAGCCCATTGCACCGTCTCTCTTAGATACCCAAGTCTAGGGCTTCCAGGACTCCATGTGAGTGGGAGCCCTTGTCCTAGGGGTTCTGGGCTCAGGGTGACCACTCTAGTCAGGCTGAGCTCTCCCCTTGCCCTCAGGCTATCATGATGAGtatctgcttgcagtccatggtAGATGAACTGATGGTGAAGAAATCTGGCGGCAGTATCAGGAAGGTACGCGGTGGCTGTGCTCTCCCTGCCTTTTGTCCTAGGGCTGACGCTtctgagagggaggggaaggcTCAGGATTCCCATGGGAGTGATCCTGCCCTTAGCAATGCCTCACGTCTCCATCCCCAGATGCTGCGGCGGCGGGTGGGGGGCACCCTGAGACGCTCAGAGAGCCAGCAAGCCGTGAAGTCACCACCGTTGCTTGTAAGTACTGCTCCCTGATCGgtgccccagcccccagcccccagctttGCCTGACCTCCCCACGAGCTCTCTGATGCTGCTGTCTCCTCTTCTCCAGGAGTCACCGGACGCCAGCCGGGAGTCCATGGTCAAACTCTCAGTGAGTTTCCCACAAGGCTTGGCGAGGTTGGTGTTTGTAGGGGATCTCAGGGAGGCTCAATCCCTCTGACCCCCAACCCTGCCTTTATTCCAGAGCAAGCTGAGTGCTGTGAGCCTGCGGGGGATTGGCACTCCCGGTACAGATGCCAGTGCCAGTGATGTCCATGGCAATTTTGCCTTCGAGGGCATTGGAGACGAGGACCTGTGATCTCCAGCACTCGGAtgtctgccctctgccctgggaGAATGTTCAGAAACTTGCCCTGTGCCTGTATCCCGCCCTGCCCCCCAGACGTGgggcattttcctttctcttattcccttttctcctctcagCCAGGGACCTCCTaacccacctcctcctccccctcccccccccatcCTGGGGCTGGCTACACAAAGGATCGCCCAGAGCTGGCCCTCAATGCCAAATTAGCATTTAGTATTTTGCACAAAGTCCACGGGACCATGGCTACCTGCCTGGGGAGGAACCACAGTTCCCTTCAGGCTGCTTCTGGCTTCTCAGGGCCATGAGCCAAGGGGATGGGCAGAGGTCTGTGTACGGTCTGGCCCAGCTCCCCATCATTAAACTCAGCCTGATTGCTGCCTACCTCTGGTTCCCTCTCTGCCCCTGCTCCCCCCATCACAGCACACACTGCTGTGCTAAGGGTGAGCCTGAGCCGTGCTTGTCACTGCCAACTCAGCATAGACATGGCTTTGTTAGTGTTTCCTTTATTATAAAGCActgaaataagttaaataaacaggtgtgAGGCTGGACAGTCCCCCAGCCAGTTCCTCCACTGCCCCTGGGAGCAGTGGAGATGAATACAGGGCCCTTCTCACTGAGCTTATGAAGTGCATCAGTCAAGGCAAGGCCCCCTGGTCCATATAGGTCCCCTGCCCATGGGGTTTGGGCTGGTCCATACAGTGCCTAGGTGAGTCAGTGTGGAGCCCCCTGGCCAgcgggggaggaaggagaaggtggctTCTGGTCCGTCTGTATAAAACACAGGAGGGTCAGGACTACTGCATGGAGCCCTGGGACAGAAGGACCTAGTTCAGGGTGAGTCTGTATGGAGAGCTCGGCTACTGGTGGCACCCAGGGCTGCCGGGCCCCGAGAGCTCAAAACGGGGGGAGGACTGTGAGGTGGGGCCCAGCCCTCAGAAGCAGAGAGGCCAGGCCCTCCCGCCCCACCGTGGCCATGCACCTTTTGGTGGCGCTTGTAGTTGTCCCAGTGGCCCGTGGTATAGGCGCAGGTGGCACAGCGGAAGGGCTTCTCGCCTGTGTGCCGCAGCATGTGGCGTTTGAGGTTCATACTCTGGTTGCAGCTGTAGTTGCAAAGGCTGCACCGAAAAGGTTTGTCCCCAGAGTGGATCCGACCGTGACGTTTGAGGTTGGCCAGGTTACCACAGGCATAGGGGCAGAGGGGGCACTTgtagggtttctctcctgtgtggacACGCTGGTGCCGTTTCAGGTTGTCCAGGTGAGCAGAGGCGTAGGGACAACGGGCACAGCGGAAGGGCTTCTCACCACTGTGCGTCTTCATGTGCCGAGCCAAGTGGTTGGGATAATGAGTGGCAAAGGGGCAGAGGCTGCAGGCGAAGCCTTTGTCACTGGGGCCCTGGGGTCCCCCACTGGCACCACCTCCAGTCTCTCCTCGCATGCAGCGCCCACACGTGCCTGCTGCCAGCCGactgccctccccctcctccagctctTGCCCACAGTTCCGGCAGGTCCAAGGGAACAGCAGCTCTGGCAGTGGTTCTGGCCCAGTCCCACACAGGCCTTCCCCTTCACCCCGCAGCTGCCCACAGTCCGGCAGGAAACTGGCACCGCCTGGTGACACATGGAGGCTCAGATCTGGAAGCAGCAGGGCATCTGTGGGGACAATGAGACCTGGGCTATGAATGCAGGTACCCCCTAAGGCCACCCACCCATGTCCCAGGTTCTTTAGTCCTGGCTTTTTACCTTCGGGTCGCCGAGGCACTGTCCCCTCCTGCTCTGTGGGACTGGGAGGCCGGGCAGGACGTGGAGCACAGCAGCGGAAGCCACAGGTCGGGCAGGGAGGAGTGGGGGGCCCTGCATGGGTGCGCTGATGCCGCCTCAGGTTGCCCAGGCTGCTGCAGGCAAAGGGGCAGTGGGGACAGCGGTAGGGCTTCTCGCCAGTGTGGGTGCGGGTGTGTCGTGTCAGGTT encodes:
- the SNX17 gene encoding sorting nexin-17, whose product is MHFSIPETESRSGDSGGSAYVAYNIHVNGVLHCRVRYSQLLGLHEQLRKEYGANVLPAFPPKKLFSLTPAEVEQRREQLEKYMQAVRQDPLLGSSETFNSFLRRAQQETQQVPTEEVSLEVLLSNGQKVLVNVLTSDQTEDVLEAVAAKLDLPDDLIGYFSLFLVREKEDGAFSFVRKLQEFELPYVSVTSLRSQEYKIVLRKSYWDSAYDDDVMENRVGLNLLYAQTVADIEHGWILVTKEQHRQLKSLQEKVSKKEFLRLAQTLRHYGYLRFDACVADFPEKDCPVVVSAGNSELSLQLRLPGQQLREGSFRVTRMRCWRVTSSVPLPSGGTSSPGRGRGEVRLELAFEYLMSKDRLQWVTITSPQAIMMSICLQSMVDELMVKKSGGSIRKMLRRRVGGTLRRSESQQAVKSPPLLESPDASRESMVKLSSKLSAVSLRGIGTPGTDASASDVHGNFAFEGIGDEDL
- the ZNF513 gene encoding zinc finger protein 513 isoform X1; this translates as MPRRKQSHPQPVKCEGVKVDTEDSLDEGPGALVLESDLLLGQDLEFEEEEEEEEEEGDRNSDQLMGFERDSEGDSLGARPGLPYGLSDDESGGGRALSAESEVEEPARGPGEARGERPGPACQLCGGPTGEGPCCGAGGPGGGPPLPPRLLYSCRLCAFVSHYSSHLKRHMQTHSGEKPFRCGRCPYASAQLVNLTRHTRTHTGEKPYRCPHCPFACSSLGNLRRHQRTHAGPPTPPCPTCGFRCCAPRPARPPSPTEQEGTVPRRPEDALLLPDLSLHVSPGGASFLPDCGQLRGEGEGLCGTGPEPLPELLFPWTCRNCGQELEEGEGSRLAAGTCGRCMRGETGGGASGGPQGPSDKGFACSLCPFATHYPNHLARHMKTHSGEKPFRCARCPYASAHLDNLKRHQRVHTGEKPYKCPLCPYACGNLANLKRHGRIHSGDKPFRCSLCNYSCNQSMNLKRHMLRHTGEKPFRCATCAYTTGHWDNYKRHQKVHGHGGAGGPGLSASEGWAPPHSPPPVLSSRGPAALGATSSRALHTDSP
- the ZNF513 gene encoding zinc finger protein 513 isoform X2, producing MGFERDSEGDSLGARPGLPYGLSDDESGGGRALSAESEVEEPARGPGEARGERPGPACQLCGGPTGEGPCCGAGGPGGGPPLPPRLLYSCRLCAFVSHYSSHLKRHMQTHSGEKPFRCGRCPYASAQLVNLTRHTRTHTGEKPYRCPHCPFACSSLGNLRRHQRTHAGPPTPPCPTCGFRCCAPRPARPPSPTEQEGTVPRRPEDALLLPDLSLHVSPGGASFLPDCGQLRGEGEGLCGTGPEPLPELLFPWTCRNCGQELEEGEGSRLAAGTCGRCMRGETGGGASGGPQGPSDKGFACSLCPFATHYPNHLARHMKTHSGEKPFRCARCPYASAHLDNLKRHQRVHTGEKPYKCPLCPYACGNLANLKRHGRIHSGDKPFRCSLCNYSCNQSMNLKRHMLRHTGEKPFRCATCAYTTGHWDNYKRHQKVHGHGGAGGPGLSASEGWAPPHSPPPVLSSRGPAALGATSSRALHTDSP